One window of Psychrobacillus sp. FSL H8-0483 genomic DNA carries:
- the hflK gene encoding FtsH protease activity modulator HflK, whose protein sequence is MSTKRLMTIITISIIGIILLSAVFTSWYTVDESEQAIVITFGEASDPITESGLKFKLPWPIQKVEKLSKETFSLKFGYKQTPDGEVTSFDKDTKMITGDDNIVLTDLVVQWKITNPKAYLFNSESPQELLHDATSASIRSVIGNSKIDDALTSGKAQIEADTNELLGSLIEKYDIGITVLTVKLQDVELPNAEVRSAFTAVTDAEETKNTKVNQAEKYENQKMSEAIGEKDAIISNANGYKTARIEQAKGDIALFDKLYAEYQNNKEITRQRLVMETLDAVLPNAQIYIMNDDGGTMKYLPLQTLESTKQTPPPTSKDTETKAEEGSGQ, encoded by the coding sequence ATGAGTACAAAAAGATTGATGACGATCATCACTATATCCATTATTGGAATCATTTTATTATCTGCAGTATTTACATCGTGGTATACAGTTGATGAATCGGAGCAAGCAATAGTCATAACGTTTGGAGAAGCAAGTGATCCGATCACAGAATCTGGTCTGAAATTTAAATTACCTTGGCCGATTCAAAAAGTAGAAAAACTTTCAAAAGAAACATTTAGTCTCAAATTCGGCTATAAACAAACACCTGATGGAGAGGTTACTTCTTTTGATAAGGACACAAAAATGATTACTGGAGACGACAATATTGTATTAACAGATTTAGTCGTTCAGTGGAAAATTACAAATCCAAAAGCTTATTTATTTAATTCAGAGAGTCCACAAGAATTATTACATGATGCAACATCAGCATCTATCCGTTCTGTAATCGGGAATTCGAAAATTGATGATGCCTTAACATCCGGAAAAGCACAAATAGAAGCAGATACAAATGAATTGCTAGGATCCCTAATAGAAAAATATGATATTGGAATTACAGTATTGACTGTTAAATTACAAGATGTAGAGCTACCAAATGCAGAGGTACGTTCAGCCTTTACAGCAGTAACAGACGCAGAGGAAACGAAAAATACGAAAGTAAACCAAGCAGAGAAATATGAGAATCAAAAAATGAGTGAAGCAATCGGTGAAAAAGATGCCATTATCTCCAATGCAAATGGGTACAAGACAGCTCGTATCGAGCAAGCAAAAGGAGATATTGCGCTTTTTGATAAGCTTTATGCGGAATACCAAAATAATAAAGAGATTACAAGACAACGACTTGTAATGGAAACATTAGATGCTGTTTTACCGAATGCCCAAATCTATATTATGAATGACGACGGTGGCACGATGAAGTATTTACCACTTCAAACACTAGAATCTACAAAACAAACACCACCACCAACTTCAAAGGATACAGAAACTAAGGCTGAGGAAGGGAGTGGGCAATAA
- a CDS encoding MaoC/PaaZ C-terminal domain-containing protein gives MGRNIEELIVGEKLMITEKIEDKDLLLYLGLTNDNNPLYIQHDFASKSIYENPIVPPIMLTGIITSALSKYLPGPGSHLTRQIVSFPTPTYHYAIVTFNFEVKEVHVHANEVVIYVNAQNEQNDTVVDGIFHVTPPVK, from the coding sequence ATGGGAAGAAACATTGAAGAGTTAATTGTTGGAGAAAAATTAATGATTACTGAAAAAATAGAAGACAAAGACTTACTTCTTTATTTGGGATTAACAAATGATAATAATCCTTTGTATATTCAGCACGATTTTGCCTCTAAATCAATTTACGAAAATCCTATTGTTCCACCGATCATGTTGACGGGTATAATTACTTCTGCTTTATCAAAGTATTTGCCTGGACCAGGCTCTCATTTAACAAGGCAAATCGTCTCCTTTCCGACGCCAACCTATCATTATGCAATTGTAACGTTTAATTTTGAAGTAAAAGAGGTTCATGTACATGCAAATGAAGTAGTCATTTATGTAAACGCACAAAATGAGCAAAACGATACGGTCGTGGACGGTATATTTCATGTGACACCACCAGTTAAATAA
- a CDS encoding carboxylate--amine ligase, protein MKNQSFIPIIIGTDINAYNMAISFHEEYGIKPILVGKEEMSFTKWSSIIERIEIHSNLWDKTEFVAVLSEVAKKYQAPGKQLLLIGTNDFYVRLIIENTEALKEMYVFNYMSEELMNNLLVKSNFYKLCEEHGIDAPKTYNYSCAKKEPFTEEVLFPLIIKPSNGVQYYKNKFPGQQKVYKVETHEELNDVINQVNASGYEEDLIIQDFIPGDDTYMWDSVFYMSSKGKAQLSTLAQVVLQEHTVTAIGNYTALITRYNEDLMKKLQHFLEAVGYVGFANFDLKFDERDGKFKVFEVNIRQGRSSYYTTALGHNMARYFVDDVIHEKEKPLTLLNEHYLFTVVPKIVLKKFVDNKEIQKEVRMLLKAGKWGNPLFYKQDKDFKRKFYLIARQFNYYRKYKNNNW, encoded by the coding sequence ATGAAGAACCAATCTTTTATCCCGATTATTATTGGGACAGATATAAATGCCTATAATATGGCAATTTCATTTCATGAAGAATATGGTATTAAGCCAATCTTAGTTGGTAAAGAGGAAATGTCGTTTACTAAATGGAGCAGTATTATTGAACGAATAGAAATTCATTCTAACTTATGGGACAAAACAGAATTTGTTGCAGTTTTAAGTGAAGTGGCTAAAAAATATCAAGCACCTGGCAAACAATTATTATTAATCGGAACAAATGATTTCTATGTTCGTTTAATTATAGAAAATACAGAAGCATTAAAAGAAATGTATGTGTTTAACTATATGTCGGAAGAATTGATGAATAATCTTCTTGTAAAATCGAATTTTTATAAACTTTGTGAAGAGCATGGAATAGATGCCCCAAAAACCTATAACTATTCTTGCGCAAAAAAAGAGCCTTTTACTGAAGAAGTATTATTCCCTTTAATTATTAAGCCAAGTAATGGTGTTCAATATTATAAAAATAAATTTCCAGGGCAACAAAAGGTATACAAGGTAGAAACGCACGAAGAGTTAAATGATGTAATCAACCAAGTGAATGCAAGTGGCTATGAAGAGGATCTAATTATTCAAGATTTCATTCCTGGTGATGACACATATATGTGGGATTCTGTTTTTTATATGAGTTCAAAAGGTAAAGCGCAACTGAGCACACTAGCACAAGTAGTGTTACAAGAACATACAGTGACTGCTATTGGAAATTATACAGCACTTATCACGAGATATAATGAAGACCTAATGAAAAAGCTTCAACACTTTTTAGAAGCGGTAGGATATGTTGGTTTTGCAAACTTTGATTTGAAGTTTGATGAACGGGACGGTAAATTTAAAGTGTTCGAAGTAAATATTAGACAAGGACGTTCTAGTTATTATACGACAGCTCTTGGGCATAATATGGCACGGTATTTTGTGGATGACGTGATCCATGAAAAAGAAAAACCCCTTACGCTATTAAATGAACATTATTTGTTTACGGTAGTCCCTAAGATTGTATTAAAAAAATTTGTTGACAATAAAGAAATTCAAAAAGAAGTTCGCATGTTACTTAAAGCAGGAAAATGGGGTAATCCTTTATTTTATAAACAGGACAAAGATTTTAAGCGGAAGTTCTATTTGATTGCCCGCCAGTTTAATTATTATAGAAAATATAAAAATAATAATTGGTGA
- a CDS encoding ATP-binding protein, translating into MKKSFQSQILRTYSIIIGLILAGLGLILGQLFPIFWEHSTKVHLDAKMDDVADYLDATGLSKKEQADITEILSSTIHYKDMTNEQHSLWLYLFFALFIAFILAIFLGSNIFKKYAQPIEHLTETAMELARGNYRIRAFEDDFSGMSKLSNSINILARNLHDISVMRETEKERLKTLIENMGSGLIMIDRNGIVTIVNRSFLNQLQISLEDVDGKLFRKIGLPEKIEAFIDKLFLTESLNREQIQIQRNLHTYYMNAYGAPVIGEHGRWLGIVVVMHDITELVKLEQIRKDFVANVSHELKTPVTSIKGFSETLLYGAYKNEETLLSFLEIIHKESNRLQMLINDLLDLSKVEQVGFEISLQKVKLNNVLNRSIEMTTHLVEEKNMDIAATIDESVEVLGDPNRIMQIMMNLLTNAINYSIENTTVHISIYKNEKYGIFQIEDQGIGISKEEINRIFERFYRVDRARSRNSGGTGLGLAIVKHLVEAHHGLIKVESEVGKGTSFTVFIPLVKS; encoded by the coding sequence ATGAAGAAGTCGTTTCAATCCCAAATATTACGAACGTATTCTATAATAATTGGGTTAATATTAGCTGGTCTAGGTCTTATTCTTGGACAGCTTTTTCCTATTTTTTGGGAACATTCAACAAAGGTCCATTTAGATGCTAAAATGGATGATGTAGCCGATTATTTAGATGCAACAGGACTTTCTAAAAAAGAGCAAGCAGATATAACGGAAATATTGTCATCTACAATTCATTATAAAGATATGACAAATGAACAACATTCGCTTTGGTTATATTTATTTTTTGCATTATTTATAGCGTTTATTCTTGCAATATTTCTTGGTTCCAATATATTTAAAAAATATGCACAACCTATTGAGCATTTAACGGAGACTGCTATGGAACTTGCAAGGGGGAACTATCGAATTAGAGCTTTTGAAGACGATTTTTCTGGTATGTCGAAGCTGAGTAATTCTATTAATATACTTGCCCGTAATTTACATGATATTTCAGTTATGCGAGAAACAGAGAAAGAGCGTTTGAAAACGTTAATTGAAAACATGGGTAGTGGTCTAATTATGATTGATCGTAATGGTATTGTCACTATCGTAAATCGATCATTTTTAAATCAATTGCAAATTTCATTGGAGGATGTAGATGGCAAGCTATTTCGTAAAATCGGACTTCCTGAAAAAATAGAAGCTTTTATTGATAAGTTATTTTTAACAGAATCTTTAAATCGAGAGCAAATACAGATTCAACGTAATTTACATACCTATTATATGAATGCGTATGGAGCTCCTGTTATTGGTGAACATGGAAGATGGCTAGGTATTGTTGTGGTCATGCATGATATTACAGAGCTTGTTAAGCTGGAGCAAATTAGAAAAGATTTTGTTGCTAATGTTTCGCATGAGTTAAAAACGCCTGTTACCTCTATTAAAGGTTTTTCAGAGACGTTATTATATGGTGCTTACAAAAATGAAGAAACATTACTTTCTTTTTTAGAAATTATTCATAAGGAAAGTAATCGTTTGCAAATGCTTATTAATGATCTTTTGGATCTTTCAAAAGTAGAGCAAGTTGGATTTGAAATATCACTCCAAAAAGTGAAGCTGAACAACGTGTTAAATAGAAGCATTGAAATGACAACACACTTAGTAGAAGAAAAAAATATGGACATAGCTGCAACCATAGATGAGAGTGTAGAGGTTCTCGGAGATCCAAACCGCATCATGCAAATTATGATGAACTTACTGACGAATGCGATTAACTATTCAATTGAAAATACTACTGTACATATTTCCATTTATAAAAACGAGAAATACGGCATCTTTCAAATAGAAGACCAAGGAATTGGCATTAGCAAAGAAGAGATAAATCGAATTTTTGAGCGTTTTTATCGTGTAGATCGTGCGAGAAGTCGAAACTCAGGTGGTACAGGTCTTGGACTTGCGATAGTAAAGCATTTAGTAGAAGCACATCATGGTTTGATAAAAGTAGAAAGTGAAGTTGGGAAGGGGACAAGTTTTACTGTGTTCATCCCACTTGTTAAAAGTTAA
- the mdh gene encoding malate dehydrogenase produces the protein MTLKRNKISVIGGGFTGATTAFLLAQKELGDVVLVDIPQAENPTKGKALDMAEAGPVQGFDANIIGTSNYEDTKDSDVVIITAGIARKPGMSRDDLVQTNQKVMKAVTSEIVKYSPNTTILVLTNPVDAMTYTVYKESGLPKERVIGQSGVLDTARFRTFVAQELNLSVKDVTGFVLGGHGDDMVPLVRYSYAGGIPLEKLIDASRLEEIVDRTRKGGAEIVNLLGNGSAYYAPAASLVEMAEAILKDQKRVLPSIAYLEGEYGMNGIYLGVPTVLGAGGIEKIIELELTEDEKALLSKSAESVKAVMDVLA, from the coding sequence ATGACATTAAAAAGAAATAAAATCTCAGTAATCGGTGGCGGATTTACAGGTGCTACAACTGCATTCTTATTAGCTCAAAAAGAACTTGGAGATGTTGTATTAGTTGACATTCCCCAAGCTGAAAACCCAACTAAAGGGAAAGCTTTAGATATGGCGGAGGCAGGTCCAGTTCAAGGATTTGACGCTAACATTATCGGTACTTCAAATTATGAAGATACAAAAGACTCAGACGTAGTAATAATTACTGCTGGGATTGCACGTAAACCAGGTATGAGCCGTGACGATTTAGTTCAAACAAACCAAAAAGTAATGAAAGCTGTAACAAGCGAAATCGTAAAATATTCTCCAAATACAACAATCCTTGTATTAACTAACCCTGTTGATGCGATGACTTACACGGTATATAAAGAATCAGGCTTACCAAAAGAACGCGTAATCGGTCAATCAGGTGTACTAGATACAGCTCGTTTCCGTACGTTTGTTGCGCAAGAATTAAACCTATCTGTTAAAGATGTAACTGGTTTCGTTCTTGGTGGACATGGTGATGACATGGTTCCTCTAGTAAGGTATTCGTATGCTGGTGGTATTCCATTAGAAAAATTAATTGACGCTTCTCGTTTAGAAGAAATTGTTGACCGTACACGTAAAGGTGGAGCTGAAATCGTTAACCTTCTTGGTAATGGTTCTGCTTACTATGCTCCTGCTGCATCTTTAGTAGAAATGGCTGAAGCTATTCTTAAAGACCAAAAACGTGTTTTACCATCAATCGCTTACTTAGAAGGCGAATATGGTATGAACGGAATTTATCTTGGTGTTCCAACTGTCCTAGGTGCAGGTGGCATTGAGAAAATTATTGAATTAGAACTAACAGAGGATGAAAAAGCGTTATTAAGCAAATCTGCTGAATCAGTTAAAGCAGTAATGGACGTTTTAGCATAA
- a CDS encoding protease modulator HflC: protein MESKFKTVQNKPKKEKTPIDYKKYTKSFIAIFIMFVVIVIAFANIYVVKEGEYKIIRQFGEIKDVKETPGLHMKVPFIQSVTTVPKYQMNYKLSEKEINTKDKRRIIIDNYAVWRVVNAKEMISSAGSLVGASSRMEEFIYSVVRSELGQLEYSDIINDENSSRGSLNDQITKHVNELLEKDKYGIEVVDVRIKRIDLPEENEQSVYNEMISERQSIAQKFLSTGDADKRRIEAETDRQVREMLASAKKDAAIIEAEGEAEAAQIYNKSFSKDPEFYSLYRTLESYKKTIGEDSMIIIPSDSPYARILSGYLE, encoded by the coding sequence ATGGAATCCAAATTTAAAACCGTACAAAATAAACCTAAAAAAGAAAAGACTCCAATTGACTACAAAAAATATACAAAGTCATTTATTGCTATTTTCATAATGTTTGTCGTTATTGTCATAGCTTTTGCTAATATTTATGTTGTAAAAGAAGGCGAATACAAAATAATCCGCCAGTTCGGTGAAATTAAAGATGTAAAAGAGACGCCTGGTTTGCATATGAAAGTACCATTCATTCAAAGTGTCACAACCGTTCCAAAATATCAAATGAACTATAAACTTTCTGAAAAAGAGATTAACACGAAAGATAAGAGACGTATCATCATTGATAACTATGCAGTTTGGCGCGTTGTAAATGCAAAAGAAATGATTTCGAGTGCAGGTAGCTTAGTTGGTGCTAGTTCTCGTATGGAAGAATTTATCTATTCCGTCGTTCGTTCAGAGCTTGGCCAACTAGAATATAGTGATATTATAAATGATGAAAACTCATCTCGTGGTAGCCTAAACGATCAAATTACGAAGCATGTCAACGAACTACTCGAAAAGGATAAGTATGGGATTGAAGTAGTAGATGTGCGTATTAAACGTATAGATTTACCAGAAGAAAATGAACAATCGGTTTATAATGAGATGATATCCGAAAGACAGAGTATTGCACAAAAATTCTTATCTACAGGGGATGCAGATAAGCGACGTATTGAAGCTGAAACTGATCGACAAGTGAGAGAAATGCTTGCATCTGCTAAAAAAGATGCTGCTATTATTGAAGCAGAGGGAGAAGCAGAGGCAGCGCAGATTTATAACAAATCTTTTTCAAAAGACCCTGAGTTTTATTCCCTATACCGAACGCTAGAATCGTATAAAAAAACAATTGGGGAAGATTCGATGATTATTATTCCATCTGATTCTCCTTACGCTAGAATTCTTTCTGGTTATTTAGAATAG
- the mutM gene encoding DNA-formamidopyrimidine glycosylase, translating to MPELPEVEGLVRSLQPIVTGKIIRSVDVSETIITSKANGKEAIIKGADVESFRKAIPEKTIERIERRSKYIYFHLTKDGIPQLLVSHLAMSGAWFYVRNLHEIVEEKFKRHVHVIFHFEEGDMLVYADIRRFGELRLLENEADYPPLLLMAPEPFDHGALEHFLEMSVLPKYENKAIKEFIMDGHVVSGCGNIYATEALFNKRIHPARKVKRISKERRIQLFNEIVLVLLDSIEHGGSSISDYRSINGEAGNMQNRLQMYGKKSCPICGTKTKQKTIAGRTSTYCGICQR from the coding sequence ATGCCTGAATTACCTGAAGTGGAAGGACTCGTTCGTTCGTTACAACCCATTGTAACGGGTAAAATAATTCGATCGGTAGATGTTTCGGAAACAATTATTACTTCGAAAGCAAATGGGAAGGAAGCAATTATTAAAGGGGCGGACGTGGAATCTTTTCGAAAAGCGATACCCGAAAAGACAATTGAAAGAATAGAGCGACGTTCTAAATATATTTATTTTCATTTAACTAAAGACGGTATCCCACAGTTACTCGTTTCTCACCTTGCTATGTCTGGGGCCTGGTTTTACGTAAGGAATCTCCATGAAATAGTAGAAGAAAAATTTAAGCGGCACGTACATGTCATCTTCCATTTTGAAGAAGGTGACATGCTCGTATACGCTGATATTCGTCGTTTCGGAGAGCTTCGTTTATTAGAAAACGAAGCGGATTACCCCCCTTTATTGCTCATGGCCCCAGAACCTTTTGACCACGGTGCATTAGAGCATTTCCTGGAAATGAGCGTCTTGCCAAAGTATGAGAATAAGGCAATCAAAGAATTCATAATGGATGGACATGTTGTGTCTGGTTGCGGAAATATATATGCAACAGAAGCGTTATTTAATAAGAGAATTCACCCGGCTCGAAAAGTAAAACGTATTAGTAAAGAAAGAAGAATACAATTATTTAATGAAATCGTCCTTGTCCTATTAGATAGTATTGAACATGGAGGAAGTAGCATTTCCGATTATCGGTCGATTAACGGGGAAGCCGGGAATATGCAAAATAGACTACAAATGTATGGTAAAAAGAGTTGCCCTATATGTGGGACGAAAACGAAGCAGAAAACGATTGCTGGTCGAACTTCAACTTATTGCGGGATATGTCAGAGGTAA
- the polA gene encoding DNA polymerase I, giving the protein MSSEKILLLDGNSLAYRAFFALPLLTNEHGIHTNAVYGFTLMLQKIMDEENPTHMLVAFDAGKTTFRHSTFGEYKGGRQKTPPELSEQFPYVRKLIDAYGIKRYELEMYEADDIIGTLCKQAEAKGQQVIVVSGDKDLTQLATDNTTVYITRKGITDIEKYTPAHVGEKYGLTPLQIIDMKGLMGDASDNIPGVPGVGEKTAIKLLKEHGSVENLYQALDTVSGVKLKEKLTANEEQAKMSKVLATIETNAPIDVSLEDLTYSGPNMDEVITIWKELAFKTLLEKSEYVAEEQTTTETKFEVIEQIDAAILQDEMAVHLEMYDEQYHTTELLGIALSDGEHSYFVPEAKAFQSEAFREWLEDDSKKKYLADSKATQAVSKKYDVSIQGVEFDLLLAAYIVNPSISSDDVSIIAKEFGYYNVLTNENIYGKGAKKTTPEQNKLAEHASRKAQAVWKLKPILEEKLEENEQYALYKELELPLASILGTMESDGVKVDKQILVEMGHDLEIKLQSIEKDIYALAGEKFNINSPKQLGVILFEKLGLPPLKKTKTGYSTAADVLEKLASEHEIIEQILHYRQLGKLNSTYIEGLLKEIHEQDGKIHTRYQQALTSTGRLSSINPNLQNIPVRLEEGRKIRKAFVPSHAGWVMFAADYSQIELRVLAHMSEDKNLVEAFNNDMDIHTKTAMDVFHVAKEDVTSDMRRAAKAVNFGIVYGISDYGLSQNLDITRKEAATFIEQYLNSFPGVKGYMDEIVQEAKHKGYVTTILNRRRYLPEITSSNFNLRSFAERTAMNTPIQGSAADIIKKAMINMALRLKEENMQTKMLLQVHDELIFEAPQEEIALLEKIVPEVMESAIKLIVPLKVDYAFGSSWYDTK; this is encoded by the coding sequence ATGTCATCCGAAAAAATTCTTTTATTAGATGGGAATAGTCTTGCATATCGAGCTTTTTTTGCTTTACCTTTACTAACAAATGAACATGGAATACATACAAACGCGGTTTATGGTTTTACATTGATGCTTCAAAAAATTATGGACGAAGAAAATCCTACGCATATGCTCGTTGCATTTGATGCTGGTAAAACAACTTTCCGACATTCTACTTTTGGTGAATATAAAGGTGGAAGACAGAAGACTCCACCAGAACTTTCCGAACAATTTCCGTATGTTCGTAAGTTAATCGATGCATATGGCATTAAAAGATATGAGTTAGAAATGTACGAAGCAGATGATATTATTGGGACGCTTTGTAAGCAAGCGGAAGCGAAGGGCCAACAAGTAATCGTTGTTTCTGGTGATAAAGATTTAACGCAACTAGCAACGGACAATACGACTGTGTACATTACGAGAAAAGGAATTACAGATATTGAAAAGTATACGCCAGCTCACGTGGGAGAAAAATATGGTTTAACTCCTCTTCAAATTATTGATATGAAAGGATTAATGGGTGATGCCTCTGATAATATTCCAGGTGTTCCCGGAGTTGGTGAAAAAACAGCTATAAAATTATTAAAAGAACATGGTTCTGTAGAAAATCTCTATCAAGCACTAGATACAGTCAGTGGAGTGAAGTTGAAAGAAAAACTTACGGCTAATGAAGAGCAAGCGAAAATGAGTAAAGTTCTGGCGACGATTGAAACAAATGCACCAATCGATGTTTCTTTAGAAGATTTAACATACAGTGGTCCGAATATGGATGAAGTGATCACTATTTGGAAAGAGCTAGCATTTAAAACACTTCTTGAAAAATCGGAGTATGTTGCAGAAGAACAAACTACAACAGAAACTAAGTTTGAAGTAATAGAGCAAATAGATGCTGCTATTTTACAGGATGAAATGGCCGTGCATCTTGAAATGTATGACGAACAATATCATACAACAGAGTTATTAGGGATTGCGTTATCAGATGGGGAACATTCATATTTCGTTCCTGAAGCTAAGGCATTTCAGTCAGAAGCATTTCGTGAGTGGCTAGAGGATGATTCCAAGAAGAAGTATTTAGCCGACTCGAAAGCGACCCAAGCTGTAAGTAAAAAATACGACGTAAGCATTCAAGGGGTTGAATTTGATCTACTTTTAGCAGCCTATATTGTTAATCCATCGATCTCATCTGATGACGTATCTATCATTGCAAAAGAATTTGGCTATTATAATGTGTTAACGAATGAAAATATTTATGGAAAAGGCGCGAAAAAGACAACTCCTGAACAGAACAAGCTTGCAGAACACGCCTCAAGAAAAGCGCAAGCGGTGTGGAAGTTAAAGCCGATTCTAGAAGAAAAATTAGAAGAAAATGAGCAGTACGCTCTTTATAAAGAACTCGAATTACCACTCGCGTCCATTCTTGGGACGATGGAATCAGACGGCGTAAAAGTAGATAAACAAATTCTTGTTGAAATGGGCCACGATTTAGAAATAAAGTTGCAATCCATTGAAAAAGATATTTATGCATTAGCAGGAGAAAAATTTAATATTAATTCACCTAAACAACTAGGCGTTATTTTATTTGAAAAATTAGGATTGCCTCCTTTAAAGAAAACGAAAACTGGTTACTCAACTGCAGCGGATGTACTAGAGAAGTTAGCAAGTGAGCATGAAATCATTGAACAAATTCTTCACTACCGTCAATTAGGTAAACTCAACTCAACTTATATTGAAGGATTGTTAAAAGAGATACATGAACAAGATGGAAAGATTCATACACGCTATCAGCAGGCGCTTACTTCTACTGGTCGTTTAAGTTCCATAAATCCAAATCTACAAAATATTCCAGTTCGTTTAGAAGAGGGGAGAAAGATTCGTAAAGCATTCGTTCCTTCTCATGCAGGATGGGTTATGTTTGCAGCGGATTATTCTCAAATCGAACTACGCGTACTAGCGCACATGTCTGAAGACAAAAACTTAGTGGAAGCATTTAATAACGATATGGACATTCATACCAAAACGGCAATGGATGTATTCCATGTAGCAAAAGAAGATGTGACGTCGGATATGAGACGAGCTGCAAAAGCGGTTAACTTCGGAATTGTCTACGGGATTAGCGATTACGGCTTATCTCAGAACTTGGATATTACTAGAAAAGAAGCAGCAACATTTATTGAACAATATTTAAATAGCTTCCCTGGCGTAAAAGGGTATATGGATGAAATTGTCCAAGAAGCTAAACATAAAGGGTATGTTACGACGATTTTAAATAGAAGAAGATATTTACCAGAAATAACAAGCTCTAACTTTAATCTTCGCAGCTTTGCGGAACGAACAGCGATGAATACGCCTATTCAAGGAAGCGCTGCAGATATTATTAAAAAAGCTATGATTAACATGGCTTTGCGTTTAAAAGAGGAAAATATGCAAACGAAAATGCTATTGCAAGTGCATGATGAATTAATTTTTGAAGCACCACAAGAAGAAATTGCATTACTTGAAAAAATAGTTCCAGAAGTAATGGAATCTGCAATTAAGTTAATCGTTCCATTAAAAGTAGATTATGCATTTGGTTCATCCTGGTACGATACGAAATAA
- a CDS encoding response regulator transcription factor gives MKKVLVVDDESSIVTLLKYNLEDAGFEVITASDGLEGLNLAVEENPDVIVLDWMLPHMDGMEVCKELRIKKIQTPIIMLTAKDEEFDKVLGLELGADDYMTKPFSPREVTARVKAMIRRSGMSSDHQNSQKQTSEETYTFGSLQVFPERFEVLLNNGPIEFTPKEFELLVYLIENKNRVLTRDQLLSAVWNYDFAGDTRIVDVHISHLREKIEENTRKPIFIKTIRGLGYKFEEPKSS, from the coding sequence ATGAAAAAAGTATTAGTTGTAGATGATGAAAGCTCAATAGTAACATTATTAAAATACAATCTAGAAGATGCTGGTTTTGAAGTAATAACTGCTAGTGATGGGCTGGAAGGACTAAATCTTGCTGTAGAGGAGAATCCAGATGTTATCGTGTTAGACTGGATGTTGCCGCATATGGATGGAATGGAAGTATGTAAAGAGCTTCGTATAAAAAAAATCCAAACACCAATTATTATGCTTACAGCAAAAGATGAAGAATTCGATAAAGTACTTGGCCTAGAATTAGGCGCGGATGACTACATGACAAAACCGTTTAGTCCTCGAGAAGTTACAGCACGCGTCAAAGCAATGATTCGTCGGTCTGGTATGTCATCTGACCACCAAAATAGCCAAAAGCAAACTTCCGAAGAAACTTATACATTTGGTTCTTTACAAGTTTTCCCTGAACGATTTGAAGTATTATTAAACAACGGACCAATTGAGTTTACTCCAAAGGAATTTGAGTTACTTGTTTATTTAATTGAAAATAAAAATAGGGTGCTTACGAGAGATCAACTACTAAGTGCGGTATGGAATTATGATTTTGCGGGAGATACACGAATTGTTGACGTTCATATAAGTCATTTAAGAGAGAAAATTGAAGAAAATACCAGAAAGCCTATCTTTATCAAAACAATACGTGGTCTTGGTTATAAGTTTGAGGAGCCGAAGTCTTCATGA